The following are from one region of the Populus trichocarpa isolate Nisqually-1 chromosome 8, P.trichocarpa_v4.1, whole genome shotgun sequence genome:
- the LOC7498237 gene encoding E3 ubiquitin-protein ligase UPL6 isoform X1 — protein MFFNGDSSTRKRVDLGGRSSKERDRKKLLEQTRLERNSRLWVKQQNAAAVKIQKWFRGRKAVEAEHSRVRGKFHGTYGKCCQNVDRHCFGPDSEFFRQLLFFFNAKDSDDFTILVETCRLLLQNVQDSGDIVSLFAGGDYSTKHALVEYRVKKLSFACIWAIYQNRKQLKDQLVMMPRDSSITATLLLEAVALLIDPKLPWACKVVGYLLQRNVFALFREIVLTGKENMRSDSSIRNASPLERILALVISHVGQKPCICPTIDLQWSFSSQMLTIPLLWRLFPNLKEVFATQGLSRHYINQMARCMRNNTYVLPNDLSVEYPGHACLLGNMLETAGAALSHADCSFEMAIDIAAVTTFLLEALPPIKSSSPEIRPSSTLDEDDMALPDEMEIVLNKDLEHKIVHAMHSRFLLQLTSVLFGEITMVSGSNHGLDDKEVAAIGAACAFLHVAFNTLPVERMMTVLAFRTELVQVLWNFMKQCHENKKWPSLPDQLSYLPGNAPGWLLPLAVFCPVYKYMLMLVDNEEFYEQEKPLSLKDVRCLIVILRQALWQLLWVNPKVNSNSVKLIKNTSVYSGNPIESIKQRVSLVASELLSQLQDWNNRRQFAPPNDFHADGVDDSFISQAVIDGTKANDIMKQAPFLVPFTSRVKIFNSQLLAVRQRQGSHGVFTRNRYRIRRDHILEDAYNQMSALSEEDLRGLIRVSFINEFGVEEAGIDGGGIFKDFMENITRAAFDVQYGLFKETSDHLLYPNPGSGMLHEQHLQFFHFLGTLLAKAMFEGILVDIPFATFFLSKLKKKYNYLNDLPSLDSELYRHLIFLKRYQGDISDLELYFVIVNNEYGELTEEELLPGGRNQRVTNDNVIPFTHLVSNYRLNYQIRLQSSHFMRGFQQLIKKEWIDMFDEHELQLLISGSLDGLDIDDLRIHSNYGGGYHSEHYVIEMFWEVLKGFSMENQKKILKFVTGCSRGPLLGFKYLEPLFCIQRAGGTASEEALDRLPTSATCMNLLKLPPYRSKEQLATKLLYAINADAGFDLS, from the exons ATGTTTTTCAACGGCGATTCATCCACGAGGAAGCGAGTCGATTTAGGAGGCCGGAGTTCGAAGGAGAGAGATAGGAAGAAGCTTCTTGAACAAACTAGATTGGAACGTAATAGTCGGTTGTGGGTGAAGCAACAGAATGCCGCTGCTGTCAAAATTCAA AAATGGTTCAGAGGGAGAAAGGCAGTGGAGGCTGAACATTCTAGGGTGCGAGGGAAGTTCCATGGAACCTATGGCAAGTGTTGCCAAAATGTAGACAG GCATTGTTTTGGTCCGGATTCAGAGTTCTTCCGGCagctattatttttcttcaatgcaAAAGATAGTGATGATTTCACAATCCTCGTGGAGACTTGCCGATTGCTTCTGCAAAATGTTCAAGATAGCG GGGATATCGTGAGCCTATTTGCTGGTGGGGATTATTCAACCAAGCATGCTTTGGTGGAGTATAGGGTCAAAAAACTATCATTTGCCTGTATTTGGGCTATCTATCAAAATAG AAAACAATTGAAGGATCAATTAGTGATGATGCCCAGGGATTCAAGCATAACAGCAACTCTCTTGCTGGAAGCTGTAGCTTTGCTGATCGATCCCAAACTTCCATGGGCTTGTAAGGTCGTTGGTTATCTCTTGCAAAGGAATGTGTTTGCTCTATTTCGAGAGATTGTTCTAACAGGAAAG GAGAATATGAGGAGTGACAGTTCCATCAGAAATGCATCTCCATTGGAGCGTATTCTTGcccttgtgatatctcatgttGGTCAGAAGCCATGTATTTGCCCCACCATTGATCTGCAATGGAGTTTCTCATCTCAGATGCTGACAATTCCTTTACTATGGCGACTTTTTCCTAATTTAAAAGAG GTTTTTGCAACTCAGGGGCTGAGCCGACATTACATTAATCAGATGGCACGTTGCATGCGGAATAATACTTATGTACTGCCCAATGATCTTTCTGTGGAATATCCTGGCCACGCTTGTCTTCTAGGAAATATGTTAGAAACCGCAGGAGCTGCTTTGTCTCATGCTGACTGTTCATTTGAGATG gCTATAGATATTGCTGCCGTGACAACATTCTTGTTGGAGGCACTTCCTCCTATAAAATCATCAAGTCCAGAAATTAGACCAA GCTCCACTCTGGATGAGGATGATATGGCTTTGCCTGATGAAATGGAAATTGTCTTAAACAAGGATTTGGAACACAAGATAGTCCATGCTATGCATTCACGCTTTCTCTTGCAATTG ACGAGTGTTTTATTTGGGGAGATTACAATGGTCAGTGGTTCAAACCATGGACTGGACGATAAAGAGGTTGCAGCTATTGGTGCTGCTTGTGCTTTTTTGCATGTTGCTTTCAACACTTTGCCAGTTGAGCGAATGATGACTGTACTAGCTTTTAGAACTGAACTTGTTCAAGTGCTTTGGAATTTTATGAAGCAGTGTCATGAGAATAAAAAGTGGCCATCCTTGCCTGATCAGTTATCATATCTACCAGGAAATGCACCTGGCTGGCTATTACCTCTGGCTGTTTTTTGTCCTGTATATAA GTACATGCTTATGTTAGTTGACAATGAGGAGTTCTATGAACAGGAGAAGCCTTTATCATTGAAGGATGTCCGGTGCCTAATTGTTATTTTGAGACAG GCCCTATGGCAGCTCCTATGGGTGAATCCTAAAGTGAACAGTAATTCAGTTAAACTCATCAAGAACACCTCTGTTTATAGTGGGAACCCTATTGAATCTATTAAACAGAGAGTTAGTCTTGTAGCCTCTGAGCTCCTCTCTCAG TTGCAAGATTGGAACAATAGACGACAATTTGCACCACCCAATGATTTCCATGCTGATGGTGTTGATGACTCATTTATTTCTCAG GCTGTAATAGATGGAACCAAAGCAAATGACATTATGAAACAGGCTCCTTTCTTGGTACCTTTTACAAGCAGAGTTAAAATATTCAAT TCACAATTATTGGCAGTTAGGCAAAGACAAGGGTCCCATGGTGTTTTTACAAGAAACAGATACAGAATACGGAGAGATCATATTTTGGAAGATGCTTATAATCAGATGAGTGCATTGTCCGAGGAGGATCTTCGAGGATTG ATTCGTGTATCATTTATCAATGAGTTTGGAGTTGAGGAAGCTGGCATTGATGGTGGTGGCATTTTTAAAGATTTCATGGAAAACATTACTCGAGCTGCCTTCGATGTGCAGTATGGGTTGTTTAAG GAAACATCTGATCACCTACTCTACCCCAATCCTGGATCAGGAATGCTACACGAACAacatcttcaattttttcattttcttggaaCTCTTCTTGCAAAG GCTATGTTTGAAGGTATTCTTGTTGATATACCTTTTGCAACATTCTTCCTAagcaaattaaagaagaa GTACAACTATTTGAATGACTTGCCTTCATTGGATTCAGAATTATATCGCCACCTTATTTTCCTAAAG CGTTATCAAGGTGATATTTCTGACTTGGAGCTCTACTTTGTCATCGTAAATAATGAATATGGCGAGCTAACAGAAGAGGAGCTGCTTCCTGGAGGAAGAAACCAGCGTGTCACTAATGACAATGTCATTCCTTTTACCCATCTTGTATCCAATTATCGTCTAAATTATCAG ATACGTCTACAAAGTTCTCATTTCATGAGGGGCTTTCAGCAGCTTATAAAGAAAGAATGGATTGATATGTTTGACGAGCATGAACTTCAG CTTCTGATATCAGGTTCGCTTGATGGCTTGGATATTGATGACTTGCGCATTCATAGCAATTATGGTGGTGGTTATCATAGT gaGCATTATGTTATTGAGATGTTCTGGGAAGTTCTGAAAGGTTTTTCCatggaaaatcaaaagaaaattttgaa gtttgtGACTGGTTGTTCACGGGGACCTTTGCTTGGATTTAAATATCTTGAGCCCTTATTTTGTATACAAAG GGCTGGGGGCACTGCCTCTGAGGAAGCTCTTGATCGGCTGCCGACATCAGCTACTTGCATGAATCTTCTAAAGCTTCCACCTTATAGAAG CAAAGAGCAGCTAGCAACGAAATTGCTATATGCTATAAATGCTGATGCGGGTTTTGATTTGAGCTGA
- the LOC7498237 gene encoding E3 ubiquitin-protein ligase UPL6 isoform X3, translated as MPLLSKFKKQLKDQLVMMPRDSSITATLLLEAVALLIDPKLPWACKVVGYLLQRNVFALFREIVLTGKENMRSDSSIRNASPLERILALVISHVGQKPCICPTIDLQWSFSSQMLTIPLLWRLFPNLKEVFATQGLSRHYINQMARCMRNNTYVLPNDLSVEYPGHACLLGNMLETAGAALSHADCSFEMAIDIAAVTTFLLEALPPIKSSSPEIRPSSTLDEDDMALPDEMEIVLNKDLEHKIVHAMHSRFLLQLTSVLFGEITMVSGSNHGLDDKEVAAIGAACAFLHVAFNTLPVERMMTVLAFRTELVQVLWNFMKQCHENKKWPSLPDQLSYLPGNAPGWLLPLAVFCPVYKYMLMLVDNEEFYEQEKPLSLKDVRCLIVILRQALWQLLWVNPKVNSNSVKLIKNTSVYSGNPIESIKQRVSLVASELLSQLQDWNNRRQFAPPNDFHADGVDDSFISQAVIDGTKANDIMKQAPFLVPFTSRVKIFNSQLLAVRQRQGSHGVFTRNRYRIRRDHILEDAYNQMSALSEEDLRGLIRVSFINEFGVEEAGIDGGGIFKDFMENITRAAFDVQYGLFKETSDHLLYPNPGSGMLHEQHLQFFHFLGTLLAKAMFEGILVDIPFATFFLSKLKKKYNYLNDLPSLDSELYRHLIFLKRYQGDISDLELYFVIVNNEYGELTEEELLPGGRNQRVTNDNVIPFTHLVSNYRLNYQIRLQSSHFMRGFQQLIKKEWIDMFDEHELQLLISGSLDGLDIDDLRIHSNYGGGYHSEHYVIEMFWEVLKGFSMENQKKILKFVTGCSRGPLLGFKYLEPLFCIQRAGGTASEEALDRLPTSATCMNLLKLPPYRSKEQLATKLLYAINADAGFDLS; from the exons ATGCCGCTGCTGTCAAAATTCAA AAAACAATTGAAGGATCAATTAGTGATGATGCCCAGGGATTCAAGCATAACAGCAACTCTCTTGCTGGAAGCTGTAGCTTTGCTGATCGATCCCAAACTTCCATGGGCTTGTAAGGTCGTTGGTTATCTCTTGCAAAGGAATGTGTTTGCTCTATTTCGAGAGATTGTTCTAACAGGAAAG GAGAATATGAGGAGTGACAGTTCCATCAGAAATGCATCTCCATTGGAGCGTATTCTTGcccttgtgatatctcatgttGGTCAGAAGCCATGTATTTGCCCCACCATTGATCTGCAATGGAGTTTCTCATCTCAGATGCTGACAATTCCTTTACTATGGCGACTTTTTCCTAATTTAAAAGAG GTTTTTGCAACTCAGGGGCTGAGCCGACATTACATTAATCAGATGGCACGTTGCATGCGGAATAATACTTATGTACTGCCCAATGATCTTTCTGTGGAATATCCTGGCCACGCTTGTCTTCTAGGAAATATGTTAGAAACCGCAGGAGCTGCTTTGTCTCATGCTGACTGTTCATTTGAGATG gCTATAGATATTGCTGCCGTGACAACATTCTTGTTGGAGGCACTTCCTCCTATAAAATCATCAAGTCCAGAAATTAGACCAA GCTCCACTCTGGATGAGGATGATATGGCTTTGCCTGATGAAATGGAAATTGTCTTAAACAAGGATTTGGAACACAAGATAGTCCATGCTATGCATTCACGCTTTCTCTTGCAATTG ACGAGTGTTTTATTTGGGGAGATTACAATGGTCAGTGGTTCAAACCATGGACTGGACGATAAAGAGGTTGCAGCTATTGGTGCTGCTTGTGCTTTTTTGCATGTTGCTTTCAACACTTTGCCAGTTGAGCGAATGATGACTGTACTAGCTTTTAGAACTGAACTTGTTCAAGTGCTTTGGAATTTTATGAAGCAGTGTCATGAGAATAAAAAGTGGCCATCCTTGCCTGATCAGTTATCATATCTACCAGGAAATGCACCTGGCTGGCTATTACCTCTGGCTGTTTTTTGTCCTGTATATAA GTACATGCTTATGTTAGTTGACAATGAGGAGTTCTATGAACAGGAGAAGCCTTTATCATTGAAGGATGTCCGGTGCCTAATTGTTATTTTGAGACAG GCCCTATGGCAGCTCCTATGGGTGAATCCTAAAGTGAACAGTAATTCAGTTAAACTCATCAAGAACACCTCTGTTTATAGTGGGAACCCTATTGAATCTATTAAACAGAGAGTTAGTCTTGTAGCCTCTGAGCTCCTCTCTCAG TTGCAAGATTGGAACAATAGACGACAATTTGCACCACCCAATGATTTCCATGCTGATGGTGTTGATGACTCATTTATTTCTCAG GCTGTAATAGATGGAACCAAAGCAAATGACATTATGAAACAGGCTCCTTTCTTGGTACCTTTTACAAGCAGAGTTAAAATATTCAAT TCACAATTATTGGCAGTTAGGCAAAGACAAGGGTCCCATGGTGTTTTTACAAGAAACAGATACAGAATACGGAGAGATCATATTTTGGAAGATGCTTATAATCAGATGAGTGCATTGTCCGAGGAGGATCTTCGAGGATTG ATTCGTGTATCATTTATCAATGAGTTTGGAGTTGAGGAAGCTGGCATTGATGGTGGTGGCATTTTTAAAGATTTCATGGAAAACATTACTCGAGCTGCCTTCGATGTGCAGTATGGGTTGTTTAAG GAAACATCTGATCACCTACTCTACCCCAATCCTGGATCAGGAATGCTACACGAACAacatcttcaattttttcattttcttggaaCTCTTCTTGCAAAG GCTATGTTTGAAGGTATTCTTGTTGATATACCTTTTGCAACATTCTTCCTAagcaaattaaagaagaa GTACAACTATTTGAATGACTTGCCTTCATTGGATTCAGAATTATATCGCCACCTTATTTTCCTAAAG CGTTATCAAGGTGATATTTCTGACTTGGAGCTCTACTTTGTCATCGTAAATAATGAATATGGCGAGCTAACAGAAGAGGAGCTGCTTCCTGGAGGAAGAAACCAGCGTGTCACTAATGACAATGTCATTCCTTTTACCCATCTTGTATCCAATTATCGTCTAAATTATCAG ATACGTCTACAAAGTTCTCATTTCATGAGGGGCTTTCAGCAGCTTATAAAGAAAGAATGGATTGATATGTTTGACGAGCATGAACTTCAG CTTCTGATATCAGGTTCGCTTGATGGCTTGGATATTGATGACTTGCGCATTCATAGCAATTATGGTGGTGGTTATCATAGT gaGCATTATGTTATTGAGATGTTCTGGGAAGTTCTGAAAGGTTTTTCCatggaaaatcaaaagaaaattttgaa gtttgtGACTGGTTGTTCACGGGGACCTTTGCTTGGATTTAAATATCTTGAGCCCTTATTTTGTATACAAAG GGCTGGGGGCACTGCCTCTGAGGAAGCTCTTGATCGGCTGCCGACATCAGCTACTTGCATGAATCTTCTAAAGCTTCCACCTTATAGAAG CAAAGAGCAGCTAGCAACGAAATTGCTATATGCTATAAATGCTGATGCGGGTTTTGATTTGAGCTGA
- the LOC7498237 gene encoding E3 ubiquitin-protein ligase UPL6 isoform X4, with the protein MMPRDSSITATLLLEAVALLIDPKLPWACKVVGYLLQRNVFALFREIVLTGKENMRSDSSIRNASPLERILALVISHVGQKPCICPTIDLQWSFSSQMLTIPLLWRLFPNLKEVFATQGLSRHYINQMARCMRNNTYVLPNDLSVEYPGHACLLGNMLETAGAALSHADCSFEMAIDIAAVTTFLLEALPPIKSSSPEIRPSSTLDEDDMALPDEMEIVLNKDLEHKIVHAMHSRFLLQLTSVLFGEITMVSGSNHGLDDKEVAAIGAACAFLHVAFNTLPVERMMTVLAFRTELVQVLWNFMKQCHENKKWPSLPDQLSYLPGNAPGWLLPLAVFCPVYKYMLMLVDNEEFYEQEKPLSLKDVRCLIVILRQALWQLLWVNPKVNSNSVKLIKNTSVYSGNPIESIKQRVSLVASELLSQLQDWNNRRQFAPPNDFHADGVDDSFISQAVIDGTKANDIMKQAPFLVPFTSRVKIFNSQLLAVRQRQGSHGVFTRNRYRIRRDHILEDAYNQMSALSEEDLRGLIRVSFINEFGVEEAGIDGGGIFKDFMENITRAAFDVQYGLFKETSDHLLYPNPGSGMLHEQHLQFFHFLGTLLAKAMFEGILVDIPFATFFLSKLKKKYNYLNDLPSLDSELYRHLIFLKRYQGDISDLELYFVIVNNEYGELTEEELLPGGRNQRVTNDNVIPFTHLVSNYRLNYQIRLQSSHFMRGFQQLIKKEWIDMFDEHELQLLISGSLDGLDIDDLRIHSNYGGGYHSEHYVIEMFWEVLKGFSMENQKKILKFVTGCSRGPLLGFKYLEPLFCIQRAGGTASEEALDRLPTSATCMNLLKLPPYRSKEQLATKLLYAINADAGFDLS; encoded by the exons ATGATGCCCAGGGATTCAAGCATAACAGCAACTCTCTTGCTGGAAGCTGTAGCTTTGCTGATCGATCCCAAACTTCCATGGGCTTGTAAGGTCGTTGGTTATCTCTTGCAAAGGAATGTGTTTGCTCTATTTCGAGAGATTGTTCTAACAGGAAAG GAGAATATGAGGAGTGACAGTTCCATCAGAAATGCATCTCCATTGGAGCGTATTCTTGcccttgtgatatctcatgttGGTCAGAAGCCATGTATTTGCCCCACCATTGATCTGCAATGGAGTTTCTCATCTCAGATGCTGACAATTCCTTTACTATGGCGACTTTTTCCTAATTTAAAAGAG GTTTTTGCAACTCAGGGGCTGAGCCGACATTACATTAATCAGATGGCACGTTGCATGCGGAATAATACTTATGTACTGCCCAATGATCTTTCTGTGGAATATCCTGGCCACGCTTGTCTTCTAGGAAATATGTTAGAAACCGCAGGAGCTGCTTTGTCTCATGCTGACTGTTCATTTGAGATG gCTATAGATATTGCTGCCGTGACAACATTCTTGTTGGAGGCACTTCCTCCTATAAAATCATCAAGTCCAGAAATTAGACCAA GCTCCACTCTGGATGAGGATGATATGGCTTTGCCTGATGAAATGGAAATTGTCTTAAACAAGGATTTGGAACACAAGATAGTCCATGCTATGCATTCACGCTTTCTCTTGCAATTG ACGAGTGTTTTATTTGGGGAGATTACAATGGTCAGTGGTTCAAACCATGGACTGGACGATAAAGAGGTTGCAGCTATTGGTGCTGCTTGTGCTTTTTTGCATGTTGCTTTCAACACTTTGCCAGTTGAGCGAATGATGACTGTACTAGCTTTTAGAACTGAACTTGTTCAAGTGCTTTGGAATTTTATGAAGCAGTGTCATGAGAATAAAAAGTGGCCATCCTTGCCTGATCAGTTATCATATCTACCAGGAAATGCACCTGGCTGGCTATTACCTCTGGCTGTTTTTTGTCCTGTATATAA GTACATGCTTATGTTAGTTGACAATGAGGAGTTCTATGAACAGGAGAAGCCTTTATCATTGAAGGATGTCCGGTGCCTAATTGTTATTTTGAGACAG GCCCTATGGCAGCTCCTATGGGTGAATCCTAAAGTGAACAGTAATTCAGTTAAACTCATCAAGAACACCTCTGTTTATAGTGGGAACCCTATTGAATCTATTAAACAGAGAGTTAGTCTTGTAGCCTCTGAGCTCCTCTCTCAG TTGCAAGATTGGAACAATAGACGACAATTTGCACCACCCAATGATTTCCATGCTGATGGTGTTGATGACTCATTTATTTCTCAG GCTGTAATAGATGGAACCAAAGCAAATGACATTATGAAACAGGCTCCTTTCTTGGTACCTTTTACAAGCAGAGTTAAAATATTCAAT TCACAATTATTGGCAGTTAGGCAAAGACAAGGGTCCCATGGTGTTTTTACAAGAAACAGATACAGAATACGGAGAGATCATATTTTGGAAGATGCTTATAATCAGATGAGTGCATTGTCCGAGGAGGATCTTCGAGGATTG ATTCGTGTATCATTTATCAATGAGTTTGGAGTTGAGGAAGCTGGCATTGATGGTGGTGGCATTTTTAAAGATTTCATGGAAAACATTACTCGAGCTGCCTTCGATGTGCAGTATGGGTTGTTTAAG GAAACATCTGATCACCTACTCTACCCCAATCCTGGATCAGGAATGCTACACGAACAacatcttcaattttttcattttcttggaaCTCTTCTTGCAAAG GCTATGTTTGAAGGTATTCTTGTTGATATACCTTTTGCAACATTCTTCCTAagcaaattaaagaagaa GTACAACTATTTGAATGACTTGCCTTCATTGGATTCAGAATTATATCGCCACCTTATTTTCCTAAAG CGTTATCAAGGTGATATTTCTGACTTGGAGCTCTACTTTGTCATCGTAAATAATGAATATGGCGAGCTAACAGAAGAGGAGCTGCTTCCTGGAGGAAGAAACCAGCGTGTCACTAATGACAATGTCATTCCTTTTACCCATCTTGTATCCAATTATCGTCTAAATTATCAG ATACGTCTACAAAGTTCTCATTTCATGAGGGGCTTTCAGCAGCTTATAAAGAAAGAATGGATTGATATGTTTGACGAGCATGAACTTCAG CTTCTGATATCAGGTTCGCTTGATGGCTTGGATATTGATGACTTGCGCATTCATAGCAATTATGGTGGTGGTTATCATAGT gaGCATTATGTTATTGAGATGTTCTGGGAAGTTCTGAAAGGTTTTTCCatggaaaatcaaaagaaaattttgaa gtttgtGACTGGTTGTTCACGGGGACCTTTGCTTGGATTTAAATATCTTGAGCCCTTATTTTGTATACAAAG GGCTGGGGGCACTGCCTCTGAGGAAGCTCTTGATCGGCTGCCGACATCAGCTACTTGCATGAATCTTCTAAAGCTTCCACCTTATAGAAG CAAAGAGCAGCTAGCAACGAAATTGCTATATGCTATAAATGCTGATGCGGGTTTTGATTTGAGCTGA